In Hydra vulgaris chromosome 06, alternate assembly HydraT2T_AEP, a genomic segment contains:
- the LOC136081503 gene encoding uncharacterized protein LOC136081503 has translation MENDMNSKKVKELKTIAKEREIKYYYNMRKSDLINALSQISVPAARPVRPVPAPRPVIPVSAPRPVRPVPAPRPVRPVPAPSPVRPVPAPSPVRPVPAPRPVRPVPAPRSVRPVPAPRPVRPVPAPRPVRPVPTPRPVVQGSIFEEPIPPSVSSPVLTPGLFSRFVTAVNDVVVNSYDNTLNWIDPYVPNVLKKKLSDTIDGVKKRIESLKLIVFNKT, from the coding sequence ATGGAAAACGATATGaatagcaaaaaagttaaagaattaaaaacaatcGCTAAAGAGCgagaaattaaatattattataatatgcgAAAAAGTGATCTTATTAATGCATTATCTCAAATATCAGTTCCTGCTGCACGTCCTGTAAGACCAGTTCCTGCTCCACGTCCTGTAATACCAGTTTCTGCTCCACGTCCTGTAAGACCAGTTCCTGCTCCACGTCCTGTAAGACCAGTTCCTGCTCCAAGTCCTGTAAGACCAGTTCCTGCTCCAAGTCCTGTAAGACCAGTTCCTGCTCCACGTCCTGTAAGACCAGTTCCTGCTCCACGTTCTGTAAGACCAGTTCCTGCTCCACGTCCTGTAAGACCAGTTCCTGCTCCACGTCCTGTAAGACCAGTTCCTACTCCACGTCCTGTTGTTCAAGGATCTATCTTTGAAGAACCAATTCCACCATCTGTTTCATCACCTGTTTTAACACCTGGATTATTTTCAAGGTTTGTAACAGCTGTAAACGATGTTGTTGTAAACAGTTATGACAATACTCTCAATTGGATAGATCCATACGTTCCAAATGTGCTGAAGAAAAAATTGAGTGATACAATAGACGGAgtcaaaaaaagaatagaatctCTTAAATTGATCGTATTCAACAAGACGTAA
- the LOC136081502 gene encoding uncharacterized protein LOC136081502 translates to MESMKYSISSRPIVSSIGTYNYQLAKFLRELVSPLIPSEFCTKDSFTFSKEINQASLHKHFLVSYDIISLYTKIPLQETIDVAVNSIRNNKVNFKISKSDFKKLFNFSTSQTHFLFKGQIYDQTDGVAMSSPLAPVRANLFMGNFEDKWLKSFNGEKPAFYKRYTDDIFAAFTSENHADLFLEYINNKHNSITKLLLLNQLKISFLDLTLNKTSSSTITN, encoded by the coding sequence atggaaTCGATGAAATATAGTATAAGTTCCAGACCTATCGTATCATCCATTGGTACTTATAATTATCAATTAGCTAAATTTCTAAGAGAACTAGTATCTCCACTTATACCATCGGAATTTTGCACTAAAGATTCTTTCactttttctaaagaaataaaCCAAGCTAGCCTTCATAAACATTTCTTAGTATCCTACGATATTATAAGTTTATACACCAAAATTCCACTACAAGAAACAATAGATGTTGCCGTCAATAGcattagaaataataaagttaattttaaaattagtaaaagtgattttaaaaaactcttcaaTTTTTCAACATCTCAAACTCATTTTCTTTTCAAAGGACAAATTTATGACCAAACTGATGGTGTTGCTATGAGTTCTCCCTTAGCACCTGTTCGTGCTAATCTTTTCATGGGAAATTTTGAAGATAAATGGCTTAAATCATTTAACGGAGAAAAACCAGCTTTTTATAAACGATATACAGATGACATTTTTGCTGCTTTCACTTCCGAAAATCATGCCGATTTATTTTTGgagtatattaataataaacataactctattactaaattattattattaaatcaattaaaaatatcatttttggaCCTAACTCTAAATAAAACAAGCAGTTCCACAATTACCAATTAA